A genome region from Fusarium musae strain F31 chromosome 5, whole genome shotgun sequence includes the following:
- a CDS encoding hypothetical protein (EggNog:ENOG41), giving the protein MSQNARGLGDTLPAIPFTVFSSNHELLDSGSTASNVCRARGTSDQPDSAGDVQDASNRFETIDGGNTKAPQPPIHTVRRKLEGIHIFMIAVNGTLGTGLYVRSGQILELGGPLAVIFSFLLLGILTWAVMQCIAELLCLWPVPGAAPLFVKKFVDKELGNTVGIAYWYTQKYEP; this is encoded by the exons ATGTCCCAAAACGCGCGGGGTCTGGGAGACACGCTCCCAGCTATTCCTTTCACTGTGTTCTCTTCCAatcatgagcttcttgacagcGGTTCAACAGCCAGCAACGTATGTCGTGCTAGGGGTACCTCTGATCAGCCCGACTCTGCCGGTGATGTTCAAGATGCTTCAAACAGATTTGAAACAATTGATGGAGGAAACACAAAAGCACCTCAGCCTCCTATTCACACAGTTCGCCGCAAACTTGAGGGTATTCATATCTTT ATGATTGCCGTAAACGGCACACTTGGCACAGGTCTGTATGTTCGAAGTGGTCAGATCCTCGAGCTTGGAGGACCCCTGGCTGTAATATTCTcatttttgcttcttggcatTTTGACTTGGGCGGTGATGCAATGCATCGCCGAACTTCTTTGTCTATGGCCAGTCCCAGGAGCAGCCCCTTTATTTGTGAAGAAGTTTGTGGATAAAGAACTAGGGAATACTGTTGGCATCGCGTATTGGTATACACAGAAATATGAGCCATAA